In Mucilaginibacter celer, one DNA window encodes the following:
- a CDS encoding rhomboid family intramembrane serine protease, with protein MAFKFTPSFGKEISLENTDPEEYLVIALETAKHLQWNIIYNGKNGFIAMIGGGLFTPMQDFRLVISDHTATITSKNADGKLSDWSKLNQKNVDSYIETFGQFKATITDEQLAEKLAALAPVFESAEDDVLNAPPPTAKQNLLSFFGFFIPQKGYFVTPVIVNLNLAVFIIMVICGVSVFEPTTTDLMNWGADFGPLTLNHQWWRLISSTFLHIGIFHILMNMYALIYVGILLEPVLNKFKFAVAYLLTGLVASITSIGVHPFQVSAGASGAIFGMYGVFLSLLTTNVIEKSVRKQLLVSISVFVAYNLMGGTKAGVDNAAHVGGLLSGFAIGYLYYPSLVQPQKKGLELIVTMFIAVFILGGSAVAYLKIPNVAAIYEARMKDFSIKESMALEVLSMPKDTDKEVLLSELKDRGLYYWNENIKLLNSVDSLNLPDVIKDRNKFLKHYCDLRIESYNLYYKQIEGKQPVAQASIDSLNQEISRILDDLKNFN; from the coding sequence ATGGCATTTAAATTTACTCCTTCATTTGGTAAAGAGATCAGCCTGGAAAACACCGATCCGGAAGAATATCTTGTAATAGCGCTCGAGACAGCGAAACACCTTCAGTGGAATATTATTTACAACGGCAAAAACGGCTTCATAGCAATGATTGGCGGCGGCTTATTTACCCCCATGCAGGACTTTCGTTTGGTAATTAGCGATCATACCGCAACAATTACAAGTAAAAATGCCGATGGCAAATTAAGCGACTGGTCAAAATTAAACCAGAAAAACGTAGATAGTTACATTGAAACGTTCGGGCAATTTAAAGCAACCATAACAGACGAACAACTGGCAGAAAAGCTGGCTGCACTGGCACCAGTATTTGAATCGGCCGAAGATGACGTTTTAAATGCACCGCCACCAACTGCAAAACAAAACCTGTTGAGTTTTTTTGGCTTCTTCATTCCGCAAAAAGGTTATTTTGTAACACCCGTTATTGTTAATCTTAATCTTGCCGTTTTTATTATTATGGTGATTTGCGGTGTTTCTGTCTTCGAGCCCACAACAACTGATCTGATGAACTGGGGTGCCGATTTCGGCCCTTTAACCCTCAACCATCAATGGTGGCGGCTGATTAGCAGTACTTTTCTTCATATCGGTATTTTCCATATCCTGATGAATATGTACGCCCTCATCTACGTAGGTATTTTGCTCGAGCCGGTGTTAAATAAATTCAAATTTGCCGTTGCATACCTGCTTACGGGGCTGGTAGCCAGCATCACCAGCATTGGGGTTCATCCTTTCCAGGTTAGCGCAGGGGCTTCGGGGGCTATATTTGGTATGTATGGTGTTTTCCTTTCATTGCTTACCACCAATGTAATTGAAAAATCGGTGCGTAAGCAGCTGTTGGTGAGCATAAGCGTGTTTGTGGCCTATAACCTGATGGGCGGCACAAAAGCAGGGGTGGATAATGCCGCACACGTCGGAGGATTGCTTAGCGGCTTTGCCATTGGTTACCTTTATTATCCAAGCCTGGTTCAGCCGCAAAAAAAGGGACTTGAACTAATAGTTACTATGTTTATCGCGGTATTTATATTGGGGGGCAGTGCGGTAGCCTATCTGAAAATCCCCAACGTAGCAGCTATCTATGAAGCCAGGATGAAAGATTTTTCGATAAAGGAATCGATGGCTCTTGAGGTGTTGAGTATGCCAAAGGATACCGACAAAGAGGTTTTACTTTCCGAACTCAAAGATCGCGGTTTGTATTACTGGAATGAAAATATTAAGCTCCTCAACTCGGTTGATTCTCTTAACCTGCCCGATGTTATCAAAGATCGTAACAAATTTTTAAAGCATTATTGTGACCTGCGGATTGAAAGCTATAACCTTTACTACAAACAAATAGAAGGGAAACAACCTGTTGCGCAAGCTTCAATCGATTCGCTTAACCAGGAAATTTCCCGCATTCTTGATGACCTTAAAAATTTTAATTGA